Proteins from a single region of Geoalkalibacter sp.:
- the yidD gene encoding membrane protein insertion efficiency factor YidD, whose product MRHFCLGLIRFYQLVLSPLKGPSCRFYPSCSQYSFDAIHRYGTIKGLWLGLRRLAKCHPFHPGGMDPLP is encoded by the coding sequence ATGCGGCACTTTTGCCTGGGTCTGATTCGCTTTTATCAACTGGTTCTTTCCCCGCTCAAGGGGCCTTCCTGCCGTTTCTATCCTTCCTGTTCCCAATACAGTTTCGACGCGATACATCGCTACGGCACGATCAAGGGTCTTTGGCTGGGATTGCGGCGCTTGGCCAAATGCCATCCTTTTCATCCGGGGGGAATGGATCCCCTACCTTGA